A window of the Chitinispirillales bacterium ANBcel5 genome harbors these coding sequences:
- a CDS encoding protein kinase, with translation MIRNKTTEIIPDSIGNYKILSKIGGGGMGDIYKALQEPLKRTVALKVLPPQFSRDTEFAKRFEIEAKAISLLQHQNIVSIFEYGEDDGYSFFAMQYVDGKNLESYIAERRSLSIQEIVDLAKQICRGLRYAHNNNIIHRDIKPQNILLDKKGIVRITDFGIAKIFTGTGITMTGSAVGTPEYMSPEQAQGKKLDMKTDIYSLGVVIYELLTRRPPFTANNSMAVAYKQVHELPVPPSLKRKDTPKRLELIILKALKKDKRDRYDSIEEMLNHLDSVDISERVEHTTVQFRIPSIGAKDKGAKTYTDQRITDRRSGDRRGYNPYKKNWLFDKRYWLDMAKTQWLTWLMLAGLGVAFLLHILNH, from the coding sequence ATGATTAGAAATAAAACAACCGAGATTATCCCTGACAGTATAGGAAACTATAAAATTTTAAGTAAAATTGGTGGTGGCGGAATGGGTGATATCTACAAAGCACTCCAGGAGCCACTAAAAAGAACCGTAGCGCTAAAGGTTCTTCCCCCTCAATTTTCAAGGGATACCGAATTTGCCAAACGGTTTGAGATTGAAGCAAAGGCCATCTCGCTTCTGCAGCACCAAAATATAGTCAGCATTTTTGAGTATGGTGAGGATGATGGTTACAGTTTTTTTGCCATGCAATATGTTGATGGTAAAAATTTGGAAAGTTACATAGCCGAAAGGCGATCCCTTTCTATACAGGAAATTGTTGATCTTGCAAAACAGATATGCCGGGGGTTGCGTTATGCGCATAATAACAATATTATTCACAGGGATATAAAACCACAGAATATCCTGCTTGACAAAAAAGGTATTGTCAGAATAACTGATTTTGGTATAGCCAAAATTTTTACCGGTACTGGTATCACCATGACCGGCTCTGCAGTAGGGACACCTGAGTACATGTCTCCCGAACAGGCTCAGGGAAAAAAGCTGGACATGAAAACCGACATCTACTCTCTTGGTGTAGTGATTTATGAGCTTTTAACCCGCCGTCCTCCTTTTACTGCAAATAACTCCATGGCGGTGGCATATAAGCAGGTACATGAATTACCTGTTCCACCATCACTTAAAAGAAAAGATACCCCCAAGCGTTTGGAGCTGATCATCCTTAAGGCGTTGAAAAAAGATAAACGGGACCGCTACGATTCAATTGAGGAGATGCTAAACCATCTGGACTCGGTTGATATAAGCGAAAGGGTAGAACATACAACCGTTCAGTTTCGGATTCCTTCAATAGGTGCAAAGGATAAGGGGGCCAAAACTTATACCGATCAGCGTATAACCGATCGTCGCAGCGGAGACAGACGTGGTTACAATCCTTATAAAAAAAATTGGTTATTTGATAAAAGATATTGGCTTGACATGGCCAAAACCCAATGGCTTACCTGGCTTATGCTTGCAGGATTAGGCGTTGCTTTTCTTTTACACATTCTTAATCATTAG
- the tyrS gene encoding tyrosine--tRNA ligase, giving the protein MNFIEELRWRGMIHDITPGAEEKLLEGMCVGYAGFDPTGKSLHIGHLIPIMLLMHFQRCGHKPLALVGGATGMIGDPSGKSQERNLLTLEEIADNQGRIKKQLEKFLDFSQDSNNAEIVNNYDWLKDITFLDFLRDVGKHLSVNYMMSKDSVKSRYDQGISFTEFSYQLLQAYDFYWLYKNKNCSIQMGGSDQWGNITSGTELVRRKGGGESFALTCPLLTRSDGKKFGKSEGGESVWLDPQMTSPYKFFQYWMNCTDEDAPKLLRIFTLLSKEQIEDLEQRHSEAPHERIMQKALAEDVTIRVHSESDYRMAVEASQILFGKGTSEALLKLSEQDFLSIFEGVPQAQVSRDALSNGVALLELLAEKSSMFSSKGEARRLIAQGGVQMNKEKITDSNLKVDTSRLISDKYILFQKGKKSFYIIKAA; this is encoded by the coding sequence ATGAATTTCATAGAAGAGCTTAGGTGGAGAGGGATGATTCATGACATCACTCCCGGTGCAGAGGAAAAGCTTCTTGAGGGGATGTGTGTGGGATATGCAGGGTTTGATCCTACCGGCAAATCGCTTCACATTGGGCATCTGATACCAATAATGCTTTTGATGCATTTTCAGCGCTGTGGCCATAAACCGCTTGCGTTAGTGGGCGGAGCAACAGGAATGATCGGGGATCCATCGGGAAAAAGTCAGGAAAGAAACCTGCTCACCCTCGAAGAGATTGCTGATAATCAGGGGAGAATAAAAAAACAGCTCGAAAAATTCCTCGATTTCTCCCAGGATTCAAACAATGCGGAGATAGTCAACAATTATGATTGGTTGAAAGACATCACCTTTCTGGATTTTCTGCGGGATGTAGGCAAACACCTTAGCGTTAATTACATGATGTCTAAAGACTCGGTGAAAAGTCGTTACGATCAGGGGATTTCTTTTACAGAGTTTAGCTACCAATTGCTTCAGGCATACGATTTTTACTGGCTTTATAAGAATAAAAACTGCTCCATTCAGATGGGAGGATCGGATCAGTGGGGTAATATCACTTCCGGGACCGAGCTTGTACGACGAAAAGGGGGAGGGGAGAGTTTTGCTTTAACCTGTCCTCTGCTCACCAGATCCGATGGTAAAAAGTTTGGTAAGTCTGAAGGTGGCGAGAGTGTTTGGCTTGATCCGCAGATGACTTCACCCTATAAATTTTTCCAGTATTGGATGAATTGCACCGATGAGGATGCGCCAAAGCTTTTGAGAATCTTCACACTTCTATCAAAAGAGCAGATTGAGGACCTTGAGCAAAGACACAGTGAGGCACCACACGAAAGAATTATGCAAAAGGCGTTGGCTGAGGATGTGACTATCAGAGTGCACTCAGAAAGTGATTACAGAATGGCAGTTGAAGCCTCTCAGATCCTTTTTGGCAAAGGAACCTCAGAAGCGCTTCTTAAGCTTTCAGAGCAGGATTTCTTATCGATCTTCGAAGGGGTGCCTCAGGCCCAGGTTTCAAGAGATGCTTTGAGTAACGGAGTGGCGCTTCTGGAACTTTTGGCAGAAAAGAGCTCAATGTTCTCTTCGAAGGGTGAGGCCCGAAGGCTTATCGCACAGGGTGGGGTTCAAATGAATAAGGAAAAAATAACCGACTCTAACTTAAAGGTTGATACTTCAAGGCTTATAAGCGATAAGTATATCCTGTTCCAGAAGGGAAAAAAGAGCTTCTATATCATAAAAGCTGCATGA
- the otsB gene encoding trehalose-phosphatase: protein MNYKGKEITAVILDLDGVITDTASLHTKAWKEMFDSFLQKRSSGGEFKPFDPVWEYLHYVDGKPRYEGARAFLESRGIELPFGSSQDSPDAETVCGLGNRKNIIYNSLLKSQGAVVFEDTVEMVKKWLSHGIKLAVISASKNCRDVLQSVDMEKYFRVIIDGNDALSLNLRGKPEPDVFVAAAQKLGVSKDTAAIVEDATSGVEAGKKGGFHLTIGVARHNSRPDLLYKSGADIVIATLTELDTEEITERKSPQELPSALNHASTIASRLKESCSTLFIDYDGTLTPIIDSPRAAFLSPSMKNTLKNLSSVFNVAIISGRDLQEVKRLVGISSIYYAGSHGFDISGPEDMRFQLQQAIETLPLLDTTEKALKEELKAIEGVFMERKKFSLAIHYRSVKNDDLSMFQNKIDAQATQTDKLKLTYGKKVIEFKPALDWHKGKAVSWISQKLHQNGCYPLSIYIGDDITDEDALKEVAHNNGIPILVGDHGIPTAARFSLQSPDEVELFLNKLTHYYK from the coding sequence ATGAACTACAAAGGCAAAGAGATTACAGCTGTCATTCTCGATCTTGATGGAGTGATTACCGACACCGCATCTCTTCACACAAAAGCCTGGAAAGAGATGTTTGATTCCTTTTTGCAAAAAAGATCTTCCGGTGGCGAATTTAAACCCTTTGATCCCGTTTGGGAGTATTTGCACTATGTGGATGGCAAGCCACGCTACGAAGGAGCGCGGGCATTTCTTGAATCACGGGGTATAGAGCTACCGTTTGGTTCTTCACAGGATAGCCCAGATGCAGAAACGGTGTGTGGGCTCGGCAACCGAAAAAACATCATCTACAATTCACTGCTAAAAAGCCAGGGTGCTGTTGTTTTCGAAGATACGGTGGAGATGGTAAAAAAGTGGTTGTCTCATGGTATTAAACTGGCGGTGATCTCTGCCAGTAAAAACTGCCGTGATGTGCTTCAAAGTGTCGATATGGAAAAGTATTTTAGAGTAATAATCGATGGTAACGATGCGCTCAGTCTGAATCTTAGGGGTAAACCTGAGCCGGATGTGTTTGTTGCTGCAGCTCAAAAGCTTGGGGTGAGCAAAGATACCGCAGCGATTGTGGAAGACGCAACGTCAGGAGTAGAAGCGGGCAAAAAGGGTGGCTTTCACCTGACAATTGGTGTGGCAAGACACAACAGCAGACCCGATCTTTTGTATAAAAGCGGGGCCGATATCGTAATCGCAACACTCACTGAGCTGGATACCGAGGAGATCACAGAGCGTAAATCTCCTCAGGAGCTTCCATCAGCACTCAACCATGCAAGCACAATCGCTTCACGGCTAAAGGAAAGTTGTTCAACACTTTTTATTGATTATGATGGTACACTTACACCAATAATCGATTCGCCCAGAGCCGCATTTTTGTCTCCTTCAATGAAAAACACCCTCAAAAACCTTTCATCAGTTTTCAATGTGGCAATAATCAGCGGAAGAGATCTTCAGGAAGTTAAACGTTTGGTGGGCATAAGCAGCATTTACTATGCCGGTAGCCATGGTTTTGATATCAGCGGGCCGGAGGACATGAGGTTTCAACTGCAGCAGGCTATTGAGACTTTACCCCTTTTAGATACCACCGAAAAAGCCCTTAAAGAGGAGCTTAAAGCTATTGAAGGTGTATTCATGGAACGTAAGAAATTTTCACTGGCAATACACTACCGCAGTGTGAAAAACGATGATCTTAGCATGTTCCAAAATAAAATTGACGCTCAGGCGACTCAAACAGATAAGTTAAAGCTTACTTACGGTAAAAAAGTAATTGAGTTTAAGCCGGCTTTAGACTGGCACAAGGGTAAAGCAGTCAGTTGGATTTCACAGAAACTTCATCAGAACGGGTGTTATCCGCTTTCAATATACATAGGGGATGATATAACCGATGAAGATGCCCTTAAAGAGGTGGCACACAATAATGGAATACCAATTCTGGTTGGTGATCATGGAATACCTACTGCCGCGCGTTTTTCGTTGCAATCACCAGATGAAGTTGAGCTTTTTCTAAATAAGCTTACTCATTACTATAAATAG
- the gap gene encoding type I glyceraldehyde-3-phosphate dehydrogenase — protein sequence MATIAINGLGRIGRASLKIIMDNPQLELVAVNDLLPSENLAYLLKYDTVYGRYQKEVSGEGDSINIGGKSIKLFNIKNPVELPWKDLGVDIVLECTGIFSKKDQLQMHLDAGAKYAVLSAPGKGGGIKTVVPGVNSAEKEDTIFSTASCTTNCIAPVVEIMKRRIGIEKALMTTIHAYTSSQNIVDGPSKKVRRGRAGAINLVPTSTGAAKATALVIEDLEGIFDGVAIRAPVPVGSVSDIVFVTNRTTSVTEINSVFQEESTTNRYKGILGVSEEEIVSSDIIGDTRGSIVDLTMTMVVGSNLVKIMSWYDNEWGYASQMVRESARVAKMLE from the coding sequence ATGGCAACGATAGCCATAAACGGTCTTGGCAGAATAGGCAGAGCATCACTGAAGATTATTATGGATAATCCTCAGCTTGAGCTTGTTGCTGTTAACGATCTCCTTCCCTCAGAAAACCTTGCCTATCTTCTTAAATACGATACGGTATACGGTCGCTACCAAAAGGAGGTTAGTGGGGAAGGTGATTCGATAAATATCGGTGGTAAGAGCATCAAATTGTTCAATATCAAAAACCCCGTTGAGCTTCCATGGAAAGACCTGGGGGTAGATATAGTGCTTGAATGCACGGGTATTTTCTCCAAAAAAGATCAGCTTCAGATGCATCTGGATGCTGGAGCAAAGTACGCGGTGCTTTCCGCTCCCGGAAAAGGCGGTGGCATAAAAACCGTTGTTCCGGGGGTAAATTCAGCAGAAAAAGAGGATACCATTTTCTCTACCGCAAGTTGTACCACCAACTGTATCGCGCCGGTAGTAGAAATCATGAAACGAAGAATAGGTATTGAAAAAGCACTCATGACTACCATTCATGCCTATACTTCATCTCAAAACATAGTAGACGGTCCCAGTAAGAAGGTACGCAGGGGACGTGCAGGGGCAATAAATTTGGTGCCGACATCAACGGGCGCGGCAAAAGCCACAGCACTGGTTATCGAAGACCTTGAAGGCATTTTCGATGGGGTCGCGATACGGGCACCCGTACCAGTGGGATCCGTTTCAGACATCGTTTTTGTTACCAACCGGACCACTTCCGTTACAGAAATCAACAGCGTCTTTCAGGAAGAGAGCACGACCAATCGCTATAAAGGTATTCTCGGTGTTTCAGAGGAGGAGATTGTCTCTTCAGATATCATCGGTGATACCAGAGGCTCAATTGTTGACCTTACCATGACCATGGTGGTTGGCTCAAATCTGGTGAAAATTATGAGCTGGTATGATAATGAGTGGGGATATGCCTCACAGATGGTCCGTGAATCCGCGCGAGTTGCTAAAATGCTTGAATAG
- a CDS encoding calcium/sodium antiporter, with protein sequence MLAWLVLIVAFIILAKCADLFVESAVVIADRFKIPKLVIGIVLVSLATTTPEMTVSLISAFRGKPEMALGNAIGSVICDDGIALALAGIVSVGVITIQPRVLKISATFLILLQLVTFFFVIGNNTLNRWQGGVLVSILAVYIAVLYHQHKRGKLHSEMELMELDREIEKEKKKSLKILSFVFLIGLGGIIISSELIVTSAVHIAGWMAIPQSVVALTIIALGTSLPEIATSVIAARKGEGQIAVGNILGADILNISWVAGVSAIANPLVLERREILFMFPSMFIIVGAMLIMLRMGYSLTRKKGIALLSLYILYVISFLLIFPRNN encoded by the coding sequence CTGCTAGCCTGGTTAGTTCTAATCGTCGCTTTCATTATACTTGCAAAGTGCGCCGATCTATTTGTAGAAAGTGCGGTAGTTATAGCAGATCGGTTTAAAATTCCAAAACTGGTGATTGGAATTGTACTTGTCTCTCTTGCCACTACCACCCCGGAGATGACAGTTTCTTTGATCTCTGCTTTTAGAGGCAAACCTGAAATGGCCCTTGGTAATGCTATCGGCTCGGTAATTTGTGACGATGGTATTGCGTTGGCACTTGCAGGTATCGTCTCCGTCGGAGTTATTACGATTCAACCTCGTGTGCTAAAAATATCTGCCACCTTTTTAATACTGCTTCAGCTTGTAACGTTTTTCTTCGTAATTGGGAACAATACTTTAAACCGGTGGCAGGGAGGCGTACTGGTAAGTATCCTCGCTGTATACATAGCGGTACTGTACCATCAACATAAAAGAGGTAAACTGCATTCGGAAATGGAGCTGATGGAATTAGACAGGGAGATTGAAAAAGAGAAGAAAAAGAGTTTAAAGATCCTAAGTTTTGTATTTTTGATTGGTCTTGGTGGAATTATAATTTCAAGCGAACTGATCGTTACCTCGGCTGTGCACATCGCCGGCTGGATGGCAATCCCCCAGTCTGTGGTAGCACTTACCATTATTGCACTTGGTACCTCTTTACCCGAAATTGCAACCAGTGTAATAGCAGCACGTAAAGGGGAAGGTCAAATAGCAGTGGGTAATATACTGGGAGCTGATATTCTTAATATTAGTTGGGTGGCAGGAGTGTCTGCTATAGCAAATCCGCTCGTTTTAGAGCGCCGGGAGATTTTATTTATGTTTCCCTCCATGTTTATCATCGTTGGAGCAATGCTTATCATGTTACGTATGGGCTACAGTCTCACCAGAAAAAAAGGGATAGCTCTTCTTAGCCTCTATATTCTGTATGTTATCAGTTTTCTTCTTATTTTTCCCAGAAACAATTAA
- a CDS encoding FHA domain-containing protein, whose protein sequence is MNDTFDLDYDAESVYYFPLDGRERTIGKDPSCAMRLAGVGVSRKHALVRCDSSKPEIFDTGSKYGIYVDGRSFQKAILKNGSILSFGVLQFAITIENKQLAFTLLSPARTVTIEDKREISIGRSEQNEISLSHPLVSRVHARFRSGPDGYELIDNGSTNGTYVNGKAIRRAEVFEGDVIHIGPFRFYVQGGFLHSSDAKRGACIEASNVNVALKKRVFLRNVSISVEPGAFVSLLGSSGSGKSILSRVLTGEIVPQSGSVCINGLLAEKLANVSRRDIGYVSQSDLLRPELTVWETFVEQSVLRLSSDSTKAERVVRVKQIVELLELGALCERRVRELSGGERKRVHLGIELLASPGLVILDEPLDGLDPGLVRRFMKLFRRISDKGHTLLLITHSLEQIELCDRIIFLHEGKVLYNGQPESICSHFGVSSLAEVYEETSGPNSLPFPPSELLIDKETHRCLPLKEKISLFLLPLQNRFFIKRVLSQLVILLSRYLKVTVRNKLNLLLLFLQAPLMAFFLALVFRADAALFPANFYCALTISALWLGALNSVREIAREWWILRRERSAGMQPGSYILARLGSCFVLSLAQALLFASSLHILFGNLPVSFLLFFLLAVATFCGSTLGLTVSALSTTVGRALSIMPMVLIPQIVFSGILLPVDAMSGPGRWIGELTFFKPIYSMMLNSFVFEQNVGMAKEWTSLFYLTTGLIILMIVALTGRSSARTV, encoded by the coding sequence ATGAATGACACTTTTGATCTGGACTATGATGCAGAGAGTGTTTACTATTTTCCACTGGATGGTCGTGAGCGCACCATAGGCAAAGACCCTTCCTGTGCTATGCGGCTTGCCGGGGTAGGGGTGTCCAGAAAGCATGCACTGGTCCGCTGCGACAGCTCAAAACCAGAAATATTTGATACCGGCAGCAAATATGGTATCTATGTGGATGGCCGTTCGTTTCAGAAGGCGATTCTCAAAAACGGCTCAATACTTTCATTTGGTGTGCTTCAGTTTGCCATCACAATAGAAAATAAACAGCTTGCCTTCACTTTACTTTCCCCCGCGCGCACAGTCACCATTGAGGACAAAAGAGAGATCAGCATAGGTCGCTCGGAGCAAAATGAGATCTCGCTTTCTCATCCCCTGGTTTCCAGAGTGCACGCGCGGTTCAGATCAGGTCCCGATGGCTATGAACTAATCGACAATGGAAGCACCAACGGAACCTATGTAAACGGTAAAGCGATCAGACGTGCTGAGGTTTTCGAGGGAGATGTTATACACATAGGCCCATTTAGGTTTTATGTGCAGGGTGGTTTTCTCCATAGTAGTGATGCGAAGAGAGGGGCGTGCATTGAAGCTTCCAATGTGAATGTCGCCTTGAAAAAACGGGTGTTTTTAAGAAACGTGAGTATTTCAGTGGAACCCGGGGCTTTTGTTTCGCTTCTTGGTTCATCGGGATCAGGGAAAAGTATTTTGAGCAGGGTTTTAACCGGGGAGATAGTTCCCCAATCCGGTTCTGTTTGCATCAACGGGCTGCTGGCTGAAAAGCTTGCAAATGTGTCGCGCAGAGATATTGGCTATGTATCTCAAAGTGATCTGCTTCGCCCGGAACTGACAGTTTGGGAAACCTTTGTTGAGCAGTCTGTTCTACGGCTTTCTTCAGACAGCACAAAAGCTGAGCGTGTGGTCAGGGTTAAGCAGATCGTTGAACTGCTTGAGCTTGGGGCATTATGTGAGCGTAGGGTGAGGGAGCTTTCGGGTGGTGAGAGAAAGCGGGTACACCTGGGAATTGAGCTGCTTGCTTCACCGGGACTGGTCATTCTTGATGAACCACTTGACGGACTCGATCCTGGTCTGGTCAGACGTTTTATGAAACTGTTTCGCAGAATCTCTGATAAGGGACACACGTTACTGCTTATTACCCACTCCCTTGAGCAAATAGAGCTTTGTGACCGAATTATTTTCCTTCACGAGGGCAAGGTTCTTTATAACGGACAACCAGAAAGTATTTGCAGCCACTTTGGGGTATCCTCTTTAGCGGAAGTGTATGAGGAAACTTCGGGGCCAAACTCACTTCCCTTTCCGCCCAGTGAATTGTTGATTGATAAAGAAACACACCGTTGCTTGCCCTTAAAAGAGAAAATATCACTTTTCTTGCTCCCGCTTCAAAACCGATTTTTCATCAAGAGAGTTCTGTCTCAGTTGGTGATACTCTTATCGAGATATTTAAAGGTCACTGTAAGAAATAAGCTCAATCTTCTACTGCTTTTTTTGCAGGCCCCACTGATGGCATTTTTCCTGGCACTTGTTTTTAGAGCCGATGCAGCACTTTTTCCTGCTAATTTTTATTGTGCACTTACCATTTCGGCTCTTTGGCTTGGGGCGCTTAATTCGGTCAGGGAAATTGCGCGTGAGTGGTGGATTCTAAGAAGAGAGAGAAGTGCTGGGATGCAGCCTGGGTCTTATATTCTGGCCCGGCTTGGCTCTTGCTTTGTTCTCTCTTTAGCTCAGGCACTGCTCTTTGCTTCTTCACTTCATATTCTGTTTGGGAATTTACCTGTTTCTTTTTTGCTGTTTTTCCTACTTGCAGTTGCAACTTTTTGCGGCAGTACTCTGGGACTTACAGTGAGTGCGCTTAGTACTACGGTTGGGAGGGCTTTAAGTATAATGCCAATGGTACTTATCCCCCAAATTGTTTTTTCCGGTATTCTTCTGCCTGTGGATGCCATGAGTGGCCCGGGGCGCTGGATTGGTGAGCTTACGTTTTTTAAACCTATCTATAGTATGATGCTAAACAGTTTCGTCTTTGAGCAAAATGTGGGGATGGCAAAAGAGTGGACATCGTTGTTTTACCTGACCACCGGATTAATTATTTTAATGATTGTGGCTCTTACCGGCAGAAGCAGTGCAAGAACTGTCTGA
- the gmk gene encoding guanylate kinase, translating into MSDKKRGKILVFSAPSGAGKTTLLKYLIKTVPGLVYSISATTRKPRPGERHGEHYFFMQQQEFKERVEKGEFAEWELVHGNYYGTPKKFIDEVISSSRSIIMDIDVYGKKKFDAVYPEAVGILIVPPSAQELERRLRGRNTDDEATVRLRLQNAKKELQFAREQGRYEYEIVNDDLEQTRCELVELVKKLVNE; encoded by the coding sequence ATGAGTGATAAAAAAAGAGGAAAAATATTGGTGTTTTCTGCACCATCGGGTGCTGGTAAGACTACGTTGCTTAAATATCTGATAAAAACGGTACCCGGTCTTGTGTATTCGATCTCCGCTACAACCCGAAAACCACGTCCTGGTGAACGTCACGGGGAGCACTACTTTTTCATGCAGCAGCAGGAGTTTAAGGAGCGCGTCGAAAAGGGAGAGTTCGCGGAGTGGGAGCTTGTACATGGCAACTACTACGGTACTCCTAAAAAATTTATCGATGAGGTGATCAGCTCTTCCCGCAGCATTATAATGGATATCGATGTTTATGGGAAGAAAAAGTTTGATGCCGTGTATCCCGAAGCGGTTGGCATACTTATCGTACCACCTTCAGCACAGGAGCTTGAGCGAAGGCTCAGGGGCAGAAACACTGATGATGAGGCCACGGTACGACTGCGCCTCCAAAACGCGAAAAAGGAGCTGCAGTTTGCCAGAGAACAGGGACGCTATGAGTATGAGATCGTTAATGATGATCTTGAACAAACCCGCTGTGAACTGGTAGAGCTGGTAAAAAAACTAGTAAATGAATGA
- a CDS encoding YraN family protein, which yields MNTREKGRIGENRAVEYLLGKGYTIVSRNFQTKAGEIDCIAQDMDGTFVFVEVKSARYGSRNPLFSITPSKQKNLIRVARRYMMEHKIVNKPCRFDVIAVVKGEVEHLKNAFISM from the coding sequence ATGAACACTCGTGAAAAGGGTCGAATCGGTGAGAATCGCGCCGTTGAATACCTTCTGGGGAAGGGGTATACTATTGTCTCCCGAAATTTTCAAACCAAGGCTGGTGAGATAGACTGTATCGCACAGGATATGGATGGCACGTTCGTTTTTGTGGAGGTGAAATCTGCCAGGTATGGTTCAAGAAACCCTCTTTTCTCAATAACCCCTTCAAAACAGAAAAATCTGATCAGGGTGGCTCGCAGGTATATGATGGAACATAAAATTGTAAATAAACCCTGCAGATTTGATGTTATAGCGGTAGTAAAGGGGGAAGTTGAGCATCTGAAAAATGCTTTTATCTCCATGTAG